Genomic window (Streptomyces cadmiisoli):
GGCCTGGCCGTCGGCGAGAGCTCGGCGGGCATGTACGTACCGGCGACCTTCCCCTTCCGCGACGGCGACCGCCTGATCCTCTACACCGACGGCGTCACCGAGGCCCGCGACCCGGCCGGCCGCTTCTATCCGCTCGCCGAACGCGTCGCCGTGCGGGCCGGCCATGAGCCCGGCCCGCTGGTCGAGGCCATCACCGCCGACCTGCGCGACCATGCCGGGGGCCGGCTGCGGGACGACATGGCCGTCGTCGTGGCCCAGCGTGATCCGGGACCCGTGGTCGTGGCCCAGCGGGATCCGGGACCGGTGGGCGGCTGACCGCAGTCCGCCCACGGATACCCGGCCCGGCACATCTCGCCCGGCGCCCATCCCTGCGCCCGTCCGGATGCCCGTCCGGATGCCTGTCACCTGCGCCCGTCCGGCTGCCCGTCAGAGCATGTCCTCGATGGTGATCGGCAGCTTCCGGATGCGCCGCCCCGTCGCGTGGTGCACGGCGTTCGCGATGGCGGCCGCCGCTCCGACCTGCCCGATCTCGCCCACGCCCTTGACGCCCAGCGGGTTGACGACGTCGTCCTCGACCTCGACCAGTTCGATCTCGACGTCGGGGGCGTCCGCGTTGACCGCGACCAGGTACTCCCCGAGGCTCGTGTTGGCCCAGCGGCCGGTGCGCGGGTCCATGTGGTTGGCCTCCAGCAGCGCCTGGCCCAGGCCCCAGAGCATGCCGCCCATCAGCTGGCTGCGGGCCAGCTTGGTGTTCAGCACCCGGCCGGGGGCGAAGGCGCCGGTCATGCGCCGCACCCGCACCAGGCCGAGCTCGGCGTCGACGGCCACCTCGGCGAACTGGGCGCCGAAGGTCATCATCCCGTACTCCGGCTCCCCGTGCGGCGGGCTCCAGGCACCGGAGGCCTCGGCGTCCGGCTGGAAGTTGCGCTGCAGCAGCTCGGCGTAGCCGTCGGTGGCCGTTCCCGCCGTCATCACGCCGTCCCGCACCACCACGTCGATCGGGTTCGCCCCGTGCAGGGCGGACCGCGGGTCCCCGACGGCGCGCGCGATGAGCTGGTTGCGCAGGGCGGTCGCGGCGCTGTGCACGGCGGCACTGATCATGCCCGCGCCGGCGGAGCCCACCGCGGCGGCGATGTTGGGCAGGTCGGTGTCGCCGTTCTCGAACCGGCACCGTTCCACGGGCAGGCCGAGCGCGTCGGCGGCGACCTGGGTCATGACCGTGGCGACACCGGTGCCGAACTCGGGGGTGGCGGCCTGGACGACGGCGGTGCCGTCGGCGTACAGGCGGGCGCGGGCGCGTTGCGGATTGGCGGGCGGCGCCACCGGGTAGCCGGCGGCGGCCATGCCCGTGCCGATCAGCCAGTTGCCCTCGCGGCGCGTACCCGGCCGTGGGTCGCGGCCCTGCCAGCCGAAGCGGGCGGCACCGCGCTCGTAGCACTCCCGCAGTCCGCTGCTGGACCACGGCAGACCGGAGGCGGGGCTCACCTCGGAGTAGTTGCGCAGCCGCAACTCGAGCGGGTCCAGGCCGAGTTCATCGGCGAGCTCGTCCATCGCCACTTCCAGCGCGAACATGCCGCTCGACTCGCCGGGCGCCCGCATGAACGTCGGGGTCATGGTGTTGGCGCGGAAGACCCGGTACTCGCCGTCGAAGTTCGGGCACGCGTAGAGCTCCGACGACACTCCGATCGAGGGTTCGGCCCAGTCGTCGAAGTGCGAGGTGGGGGACAGCTTGTGGTGCCGGATCCCGGTGAGCCGGCCCTCGTGGGTCGCACCGAGGACGATGTGCTGCTCCTGCTCCTCGCGGTGCCCGACCGAGGTGAACATCTGCTCGCGGGTGAGCACCAGCTTCAGCGGCCGGCCGACGTACCGGGCCGCCATCGCGGCCAGTGCCGGGTGATTGTGGATCATCGCCTTGGAGCCGAAACCGCCGCCGACGAAGTGTCCGACCACTCTGATCTTCGACAGGGGGATGCCGAGCAGCCGGGCGACGGTGATCTGGGTGGCGTTGACGCCCTGGGTGGCGTCGTGCAGGACCAGCTCGTCGCCGTCCCACTGGGCGGTGGTGCCCGACGGCTCGATCGGGTTGTGGTTGTTCGCCGCGTAGGTGAACGTGGCGTCCACCGTGACGTCCGCCTCCGCGAGAGCAGCCTCGGTGTCCCCGCGCTCGACGCTGCCCGGCAGAAAGCCGCCGAAGATGTGGTCGGGTACGTAGGCCTGGTCGCGGCCCTGCTCCAGGGTGACGACCGGGGGTGTCTCCGCGTAGGTCACGCGCAGCAGGCTCGCCGCGTGCTGGGCGCGCTCCCAGGTGTCGGCGACGACGATCGCGATGTGCTGCCCCGCGTAGTGGACGACGTCGTCCTGCATCGGGAAGAAGGTCTGTCCGGGGGCGGCGCTCCCCGCCAGGGACGGGAGCAGCGGGGGCTGCTCGGCGATGCGCGGCAGATTGCGGTGCGTCAGGACGGCGAGCACGCCCTCCTCCGCCTCGGCGGCGGCGGTGTCGATGTCGGTGACGCGTCCGGAGGCGATACGGGAGCCGACCACGCAGGCGTACGTCATGCCGGGGATCGGGATCTCGGCGGAGTAGCGGGCGCTGCCGGTGACCTTGGGGCGGCCGTCGACGCGGTCGAGGGGCTGTCCTATTGCCGGTGCGGTCGTCATGCCGGGCTCCCGCTTCGGTCGGCGGTGAGGGTTTCGAGGGCGCGGACGATCGCGCGTCGGGCCAGTTCGGCCTTGAAGCCGTTCATGGCCGTCGGCCGGGCCTCGATCAGTTCGACCCGGGCCGCCTGGGCGAAGTTCTCCCGTGTCACGCCTGCCCCGATCAGGAAGTCCTCGACCCGGCGGGCCCGCCACGGCTTGGTGGCCACGCCGCCGAGGGCCACGCGTACGTCCGCGATGGTGCCGTCCACGACGGACACCGCGGCGGCCACCGAGACGAGCGCGAACTCGTAGCTCTCCCGGTCGCGCACCTTCAGGTAGAGCGAGTGGCGTGCCACGGGTGCCGGGGGCACCTCGATCGCGGTGATCAGCTCGCCGTGCTCCATCGGGTGCTCGCGGTGCGGGGAGTCGCCGGGCAGGAGGAAGAAGTCGTCGAACTCGTAGCCGCGTTCACCGCTCGGGCCCTGGGTGAGCACCCGGGCGTCGAGCGCCATCAGGGCGACGGCGACGTCCGAGGGGTGGGTGGCGATGCAGTGCTCGCTGGTACCGAGGATCGCGTGGCCCCGGTTGAACCCCTCGATGGCCGAGCAGCCGCTGCCTGGCTCGCGCTTGTTGCAGGCTGACTCCGCGTCCCGGTAGTAGGAGCACCGCACCCGTTGCAGCAGGTTCCCGCCCATGGACGCCATGTGGCGCAGTTGCGCCGAGGCACCGAGTTCGAGGGCCTGGGCGATCACGGGGTAGCGCTCGCGCACCGTGGGCGCCGCAGCGACCTGGCTCATCCGGGCCAGAGAGCCGATGCGCAGGCCCCCTTCGGGGGTGACCTCGATGCCGGTCAGCGGAAGGCCGTTGATGTCGACGAGCCGTCGCGGGTGGAGGACGTTCTGCCGGAGCAGATCGATCTCGGTGGTGCCGCCCGCCAGGAAGTCGCTGGTGGGGTCGGCGGTGACGGCGGCGATCGCCGTCGCGGTGTCGGTGGCTCGCGAGTAGCTGATCGGCCGCACGGCAGGACTCCCTAGGCTCCGTCGCGGACAGCGCGGATCGCGGCCCGGATGTGGGGGTAGGCGGCGCAGCGGCAGATGTTGCCGCTCATCCACTCCTTGATCTCGGCGTCGTCGCCCGCGTGGCCCTCCTTGAGCAGACCCACGGCCGACATGATCTGGCCGGGTGTGCAGTAGCCGCACTGGAAGGCGTCCTCGGCGATGAACGCCTGCTGCATGGCGTGCAGTTCGTCGCCCTCGGCCAGTCCCTCGACCGTGGTCACCTCGCGTCCCTCGCAGGTCATCGCGAGCGTGAGACAGGACAGCACGCGGCTGCCGTCCACCCACACCGTGCAGGCACCGCAGGTGCCCTGGTCGCAGCCCTTCTTGGCGCCGGTCAGCTGCAGCCGTTCGCGCAGCGCGTCGAGCAGACTGACACGTGGCTCGATCTCCACGGAGTGCTGGACTCCGTTGACCGACAATCTGACCTGGACCGGGCCGGGTCCTCGCTCTTCGAGGGTCTGCCCGTGCCGGGTGACGGCCGGACCGTGTACAGACATGGGCCACCTCCAACAAGCGACCCTCTCATCCTGATACGGGCAGATATGTGCTGCAACCGTAGGATTTCGATATGACCGACAGTGCGCTGGAATCCCGTGAAGCGGTGACCGTGGTCTTCACCTGGGAGGTGACACCCGGCAAGGAAGCCGAGTTCGAGCAGTGGGCGCACGGGATCGAGAGGGAGGCGGCCGCCTTCACCGGCCACAAGGGAGTGACCTGGCTGCGGCCGGAGGGCGAGACCCGGCACTACTACGCGATCGTCCGGTTCACGGACACCTCGGCCCTGGACCGCTGGATGGCCTCACCCCAGCGAGCCGCCTGGCAGGAGCGGGTCAAGCCGTACGGCCGGTCGGCGCCGCCGAAACTGACCACCACCGGCCTGGAGACCTGGTTCAACGTCCCCGGCGCCCCCGCCAGGCCGCCCGCCCGCTGGAAGATGTCGCTGATGACGATCCTCGCGGTCTACCCGTTCGCCCTGCTGTACGACGGGCTGGTCGCCGAGCACTTCCACAGCTGGCCGCTGCCCTGGCGCACGCTGATCTTCCCGATCTTCCTCGCGCCGCTCCTGACCTACGCGGTGATGCCCTGGCTCAGCAGGGCGCTGCGCGGCTGGCTCTATCCGGAGCAGCCCTCCCCCACCACGGTGTCCGTACCGGCCGGCACACGCCCGGGGCGGCCCGGCGGTACGGCCTGAAATCGTCGGCGGCGCCGGCACGACGTACCCGCGGACATCCGACGATCGCGGTCGTTCGACCCGCTCAGGTCCAGTCGTCCTCGCGCGGACCGGCCGCTCGGCCGTCGCCGCCCGGTTGCCGTTCACGGTCCGTGTTCCGGGGGGCCAGGGGCAGCAGGATCCGGGATTCCAGGCGCTCGTAGACGATGGAGGTGCGGACGTCGGCGACCTCCCGGCGCTCCGTCAGTTCGTCGATGACGAAGTCGTACAGATAGTCGGTGTCCGGCACGGCCATGTGGATCAGGAAGTCGTCGCTGCCGGTGGTCACGAAGATGCCCACCACCTCGGGGCGGGTCCGCACCCAGGCGCGGAACCCCTCCAGGACCTTGCGGGACGGTGGCCGGATCCGTACCGAGATCAGCGCCTGGACCGGACGGCCGAGCGCTTCCAGGTCCACTTCGGCGGTGAAGCCCTTGAGGATTCCGCGGCGTTGCAGGGACCGCAGTCGTTCCAGTGAGGTGGAGGGGGCGACGCCGGCGGTGGCGGCCAGCTCCCGGTTGGTCTGGCGGCCGTCCCGCTGGATCTCGCGCAGCAGCAGACAGTCCAGTTCATCCAGTTCCACCCGTTCCCCCCGGAGCTCTGCGCGGCACGGTGTCTGTGGGCAGGATGCCCCGGGCCGGGCCGGAATCACATGCGTGGGCCGACGCTGACCGGATCACGGCCCCGGCCGTGAGCGCGGCGGGCGGGGGTTCAGACGACGCGGTCGGCTCGCAGTGCCTCGATGTCGGCGGTGCCGTAGCCCAGTTCGGCCAGGATCCGGTCGGTGTGCTCGCCCACGGCCGGTACGGCGTCCATGCGCGGCTCGGTCCCGGCGAGATCGACCGGCGGCAGCAGGGCCGGCACCCGGACCCCGCCCGGCAGGGGGACGTCGCGCCAGCGGTCGCGGGCGCCGAGCACGGGATGCGCCAGGAAGTCCTGGACGTCGTTGACCCCCGCGTTGGCGATGCCCGCCTCGTCCAGGATCTTGGTCACTTCGCCGGCGGCGGACCGTGCGAAGCGCTCGGCGACGATCGCGTTCAGCTCGTCGCGACGGGCCACGCGGTCGGAACCGGTGGCGAAGCGGGGGTCGTCGACCAGGTCCGGCCGCTCCAGGAACCGCTCGCACAGGGCGGCCCACTCGCGTTCGTTCTGGATGGAGAACAGCACCTCCTTCCCGTCGGCGGCGGTGTAGGTGCCGTACGGGGCGATGGTGGCGTGCTGCGTGCCCAGACGCGGCGGCTGGGTGCCGCCGTGGCGGGTGTAGTAGGCGGGCTGCCCCATCCACTCGGCCAGCGCTTCGAACAGGGAGACCTCCACGGCCCGTGCCACACCCGTCGTCGCGCGGGTGAACAGGGCGGTGAGGATGCCCGAGTAGGCGTACATCCCGCCGGCGATGTCGGCGACGGAGACACCCGCGCGGGCCGGACCGTGCTCGTTCCCGGTCAGCGACACCAGCCCGGTCTGGCACTGCACCAGCAGGTCGTACGCCTTGCGGTCGGCCCACGGGCCGCTCGACCCGTAACCGGTCACCGCGCAGGGGATCAAGGACGGGAACCGCTCGCCGAGGGCCTGTGCACCGAGGCCCAGCCGCACGGCCGCGCCCGGTGCCAGGTTCTGCACGAACACGTCCGCCCCGCCCAGCAGCCGCTCGAGGACGGCGCGGCCCCGGTCCGACTTCAGATCGAGCGTGAGGGATTCCTTGGAGCGGTTGAGCCACACGAAGTAGCTGGACTCGCCGTGCACCGTGGTGTCGTAGCGGCGGGCGAAGTCCCCGTCCCCGGGGCGCTCCACCTTGACGACCCGGGCTCCGAGGTCGGCGAGCTGGCGGGTCGCGAAGGGGGCGGCGACCGCTTGCTCGACGCTGACGACGGTGATGCCGGACAGGGGCAGATCCGCGGTGTGCTCGGGCATGCGGCGACCTCCAGCGGGGCGGGCGTCCGGGACGGGACGGCCGCGTCGGACGACTCGTGGCAACGCGTCGTGCTTTGTAGCACGCCTCGGCGGTGCGGTGAGCGGCCGTCAGGTCGCCGGAAACCCTCACGGGCGCAACCCGATTCCGTTTCATTCGAAATCGTATCGAATGAAAGAATGGCTGATAAGGTTCGCTCATGACCGCCGACCCGCAGAGCAGGATCCCGTCGCGCGCGTCCGGCACCCTCGACGACACCTCGCCCTTCACTCTCGGCCTGTTGCTGCGCCGGGCGCACTGGCGGGCGAACGCGGCGCTGGCCGAGGCGCTGCGACCCCTCGGCATCGAACTGCGGCACTACGCCGTGCTGATGGAGATCGCCGACCGCGGCCCGACGGTGCAGCGGGATCTGGCCGGCGCGACGGGGTCGGACAAGGCGGGGATCATGCGGGTCGTGGACGATCTGGAGCGCCGCGGGCTGGCCGTGCGCAAGTGCGTTCCGGGCGATCGGCGGGTGCGTGCCGTGGAGATAACGCCCGAGGGGGTGCGGGTCTTCGAGGCCGCTCATGCGGTGGCACTGCCGGCGGCCGAGCGCCTGGCCGCCGGGCTGGAGCCCGGCGAACTGGGGCAGTTGACCGAACTGCTGACCAGACTGTCGCGCCCCGCCGCCCGTGAGGCGTGAGCGGTCCGGCACGACGGGCGTGTGACTGCTGCGGGACCTGACCGCCGGGTGACCTGACTGCCGGGGGACCCGATCGTCGGGTCGCCGGACCGCCGGACGGCCTGACGGCTGGGCCACCTGACGGCTCGGCCATCTGGCCACCCCGCCATCCGACCATTACCGGGCCACCCGGCCACCCGGCCGAGCCCCTCCGGTCGAGCCCCTCCGATCGACCGTCCGCACCGTCACGGACTCGGCCGATCGAAGGCCCTCCGGATCAGGCCCCGCGCCGGCGGTCATCCCCCGACGAACGTCACCGTCTCCTTGAGCGGCGCGCGGCCGACACGCGCGGCGCAGGTGGCGTCGTCCTCGTATCCGATCGACATGCCGCAGAAGAGGAGGAGTTCGTCCGGCGGCGCCAGAACCTCCGCGACGCTCCTGCGGTACTTCGCCCAGGCCATCTGCGCGCAGCTGTGCAGCCCTTCGGCGCGGAGCAGCAGCATGACGGTCTGGAGGTACATGCCCACGTCGGACCATTGGGCCGGACCGAGGTCGCGGTCGATGTAGCAGAACAGGGCGGCGGGCGCGCCGAAGCAGTCCCAGTTCCCGGCGGCGGCCCGCTGGCGCGCCTCCACGTCCTCACGCGGAATGCCGAGCGCGCCGTAGCGCTGCTCACCGAAGGCGGACCGGCGTTCGCGGTACGGGGACTTCAGCGCGGGCGGGTACTGCTCGTACTCCGGTTCGTCCCACGCGTCGCCCGAGGCCACACGCCGGCAGGCGAGGCGCTTGAGCCGGGCCAGCGGGGCGCCGGTCACCACATAGGCACGCCACGGCTGGATGTTCGACGCGGAGGGCGTCCAGGCCGCGGCGGACAGCACGCGCTCCAGCACCTCTCTCGGGACCGGCCGGTCTCTGAATTCGCGCACTGCCCGTCGGCTGGTCACCGCTTCATACACGTCCATGATCGCCTGCCTCCCAACGGATCTCCGCGACCGAGTTGGTCATATTCACGATAGTAGCATTCGATACCATCTTGTGTTTGACTATCTCGGGTCAAACAATTTTCGTCCTTCGGCCTCCGGGCCCCGGGCATCGCTTGTTGGGAGAAAGTCCATGGTCACGCTGCTGCACATCGACTCGTCCGTGTTTCCGGGCGAGGCGTCCGCGTCCCGTACGGTGACGAACGCCTTCCGCCGGGCCTGGGAGGAGCAGCACCCGGAGGGCACGGTGATCTACCGCGACCTCGCCGCCGACCCCGTGCCGCACATCACGGCCGCCGGCCACACGGCCGGTTCCACCCCCGCGTCCGAGCGCACCCCGGAGCAGTCCGCCGCGCTCGCCGCGCGCCTGGAGCTCATCACGGAGCTCGAACGGGCGGACGCCGTCCTGATCGGCGCCCCCATGTACAACTTCTCGATCCCGTCGACGCTCAAGGCATGGCTCGACAATGTGATCATGACCGGCCGCACCTCGGGCGAGCGCCCGTCCGCGCAGGGCACTCCCGTCACCGTCGTCGCCAGTCGCGGCGGCTCGTACGCCCCGGGCACACCGCGCGAGGGCTCCGACTTCGTGCAGAACTATCTGTCGAGCGTCCTTCGGGGCAGCCTGGGCCTGGACGTCGACTTCATCGTCCCGGAACTCACGATGGCGCCCCGCGTCCCGGCCATGGCGGAACTGATCCCCCTCTACGAGGTCTCGCGCAACCGCGCGATGCAGGACGCGATCACCAAGGCGAAGGCCCTCGCGGAACGCCTCGCCCCGTGACCGGCCACGTCACGGCCGGCGTGTGACGTCACGCTCGTGGTGACGTCACATTCGCGGCCGCACGCGGTTCCACCGCGCGGAACACCACGCGACGCGCCCACCGTCCACGCGGCCCGCGCCGTCACGCCGGGCGAGCCCCGTCGCGCGGAAGGCGCTCAGCCGTCCACGCCGTTCGGCTCGGCGAGCCTGTTCAGCAGGTCCATCAGCTGCTCCGACTCCCCCGGACCGAGTCCGGTGACCAGCCGCGCGGCCAGCGGCTCCGCCGCCACATGGGCCGCGCCGAACAGTTCCAGGCCCTCGGGCGTGATCTCCACCGCGCGCGCCCTCCGGTCCCCCGGCACGGCCCTGCGCACAGCCAGCCCCTTGCGCTCCAGGTCGTCCACGACCCGCATGATCCCGGCCTTGTCCGACCCGGTCGCGTTCGCCAGGTCCCGCTGCACCGTGGGCCCCCTGTCGACGAGTTCCATCATCACCGCGAAGTGCCGCAGCTCGATGCCGAGCGGGCGAAGCGCCTCCGTCATCACGGAGGCGGCGTGCGCGTGCGCGCGGCGCAGCAGCAGACCGAGCGCGAAGGGCGAACAGTCGCCGGGGCGGCCGGTCGCGCGCGGTACGGCGCTCGCGGGGGGAACGTCGGCTGTCATGGGGCCAGGCTACCCACGGCCCATTCATTCGATACGGTTTCGAACGAAATCAAAGGCGAGGCGTCACCGGACGTCCCGCACCCGTCGCGGTCCACGCCGGCGCCGCACGGCCCGGCGGCACCCGGCCGCACCCGGGCCGCACCCGGCGGATTCGCGGCCGTGGACGCGGCCGGCCGTGCCGACGTGCTGCCACGTCGGCACGGCGGTCACTTCTCGCGGACCGAGACCGGCCGTCAGCCGTTGGAGAAGCGGCCCGCCTGGGCGAGCAGCTGCTCCGCGTCGTCGGTGGGCGGGTAGATCCAGAGGCTGTTGATGTTCTGCTTGAGGGTCTTGGCCTCCTGCCCGGTCAGCGCCACCTCGCGATCCCAGCCCTGGGTGTACACGGCACCGGCGGGACCGAGGTCGAGGCAGGTGACGTAGGGGTCGGGGGTGAAGGGCAGCGGGTCGCCGCCCAGGAGGTCGGCGGCGACGTTGTGCCCGGCGAACTTGCCCATCGGCAGGGCGTGCTGGCAGGACTGCGTCGACGTACGCCCGTCCTCCACCGGGACGAGAGCGGTGTCGCCGGCCGCATACACGTCGGGAACACCGATGACGCGCAGGTGGGGGTCGACGCCGAGCCGGCCCAGCCGGTCCCGCTCACCGGGGATCTGCGCGGTCAGGGGGCTCGCGGCCATGCCGGCCGTCCAGACCACGGTGGCCGCCGGAATCACCTCGCCGTCCGAGAGGGTGACGTCCCGGCCGGTCGCCGAGGCCACGGTGCGCCCGAGCCGTCGCTCGATCTTCAGCTCGTCGATCGCGCCGTCGATGTTCGGGCGCGGGCCGGGGCCGAGTTCAGGGCCCACGACGTCGGCGCGGTCGACGAGCACCACCCGCACGTCCTCGGCCGCGTCCTGCCCGGCGGCGATCGAGGAGAGCCGTTCACCGAGCGCGGTGGCGACCTCCACGCCGGTGAAGCCGGCGCCGACCACGACAGCGGTGTAGCGGCCCGGGGACGACGCCTGCTCGGGCAGCCGTCGGAGGTGGTTGTCGAGCGCGGCCGCCGCGGGCAGGGTGTCGACGTCGAAGACGTGCTGCGCGCCGGGGAAGCCGGGGCGAACCAGCCGGCTGCCCGTGGCCAGCACCAGCTTGTCGTAGGTCAGGTCGAGTTCCTCGCCGTCGCGTCCGACGGCCCGCACGGTGCGCGCCTCGGTGTCGATCCCCGTGACGGTCGCCGTGACGCGGCGTACGCCGATCGGGCCGAGGACACGATCGAGGGCGACCCGCATGCCGTCCGGCGCGTCCTCGTACAGCCGGGGGCGGATGACGAGGTCGTCGCCCCCGCTGACCAGCGTCACGCGCAGTTCCTCACCAGGGCCGCCCGCCTCGCGAGCGGCGCGTACGGCTCCCGCCGCGCTCCACACGCCCGCGAAACCGCCGCCGATGATCAGGACATCCTTCATGGACTTCTCCGCCTCCGAAGCAGAAGTGACAAGCCGGTGACTCCTCGAGCCCGGCAATCCTGGACACTACAAGTCCTGGATAGTAGATGTCCAGAATGCTCTTCCCCGCCCTCCCTCGCGACCGCCCCGGGAGATCCGGTCGGCGACGGCTGTCCCCCCGGGATCCTGGACATGTAATGTCCGTAATATGCGAATGTCCAAGGGAGTCGAGTGGGCTCTGCACACGCTGCTGAATCTGGACGTGGTCGGCGGCGGCCCGGTGGGCAGCGCCCAGCTCGCCGAGGCCCACGGACTGTCGCCGTCCTATCTGAACAAGCAGCTGCAGCTGCTCGCCCGGGCGGAGCTCGTGGTGTCCGTGCCCGGACCCCGCGGCGGATTCAGGCTGGCCAAGCCACTCGAAGCCATCACGCTTCTCGATGTGGTGGAGGCCATCGAGGGGGGCACCGAGCTCTTCCACTGCACCGAGATCCGCTGCGGCGGCAAGATCGGTGAACTGTCACCGCCGCCCACCGGCCGCTGCGCCGTCAACGCCGCCATGCGCCGGGCCGAGGAGGCCTGGCACCAGGCGCTGGCCGCCCAGAGCCTGGCCGACATCAGGACCGAGCTGACCGCCTCCCCGCTGGTGCGACAAGTGGTGCGCTCCGCGCTGAACTGACGCTGTGCGCGCAGCTCGGGCGGACACCCTGCCCGCCCTCCCGCACACCTGCGCCACCGCGCTCGTCGGGGTGCCTCGACGGCGCCCTCCCACGACCTCGGGAGCGCTTCGCAGTCATTTGACCGATGCTTCGGGACCCACCCCCGTCCGAGACTCTTGTCGGCTCGGTGATTCCGGGCACGCGTGCAGACCAGTGAGTACCTGATGGACCTGTCGGGGCGGGGAGAGCGGAGCGGTGAACTGATGGGCAGGGAGCCCTTCGACATTGACGGCGAGCGCGGGGCCGATCGCACGGACGGCGGCAGCGCCAAGGCCGTCGACACCCGCCCGCCGACCGTCCGGCGCGGGGCGGTACGGTGCCGGACGCTCGTCCGCCTGGTCAACGCGGGCGAGTACCTGCGCGTCGTGACGCAGCTCCGGTACGACAGCTTCAACCCGTACTCGGTGTCCATGGTGTTCAACCTGGACACCGACGAACCCGTGGAGTGGGAGTTCGGACGCGACCTGTTGTCGGAGGGCCGGCAGCAGGTCACCGGCATGGGCGACGTCCGGATCTGGCCTTCCGACATCCGCGGTCACAACGTGGTGTTCATCTCCCTGCGCTCGGGGGCGGACATGGAGGTCGTGGCGGTTTCCGCGACCCTGATCGACGCCTTCCTCGAACGCACCCACCAGATCGTGCCGGCGGGCCAGGAGCAACAGCTGCTGGACGTCGACGGCGTCGTCGACCGCATGCTGGACGGGCCGTCATGACCTCCGTGCCGCGGTCAGCCCACGGTGTCACACCCTCGGGGGCAGCCCGGTCTCTCTGTATGAGGGGGAGGCCGCGGACCATCGGCGCACCGGGGACGACGCCGGTGGCCCGCGGCCTCGGCACCGGTCCGCATCCGCCCCTTCAGCGCGTCGGTGCGCTGCCAACCTCGGGAAGGGACGGTTCGCATGTCATACCCGCCGCAGGTGTACACGGGCGACGGCGGCGAGATCAGCGCGAGATTCCGGCCGGTGGACACCCCGCCCGGCGTCGGTACGGCAGGCGGGGACGCCGTTCACTATCTGGCGACCACGACCACCACGCGCGGCGAGTTCGGTCTCTACCGGGTCGAGATGAGCGCGCGGGCGGGCGGCCCCAGGACACACTTCCACAAGACCGTCTCGGAGTCGTTCTTCATCCTCGACGGCACCGTGCGCCTCTACGACGGCGCGCAGTGGGTCGACGCGCGGCAGGGCGACTTCCTGCACGTCCCGCAGGGCGGGCTGCACGCCTTCCGCAACGACTCCGACGCCCCGGCCCAGATGCTGCTCCTCTTCACGCCCGGGGCACCGCGTGAGGCGTACTTCGAAGGGCTGTCGCACCTGGCCGACGCCACCGACGAGGAGCGCGCCGCGTTCTTCGACGAACACGACTCGTACTTCGTCGAGTAGGTCCGGGCGGACCCCGCCCGGGGACTCGTCGCGGGGCACGCGGAGACACCCGTACGTCGCGTCACGGCCGCTTCCCTGTAACCCACCTCACACGACAACCGCGATTTCGGTGTCACAGATCGAATCGGAGCCCGGTCTATTTGGCGACCGTCCCGATT
Coding sequences:
- a CDS encoding MarR family winged helix-turn-helix transcriptional regulator; translated protein: MTADPQSRIPSRASGTLDDTSPFTLGLLLRRAHWRANAALAEALRPLGIELRHYAVLMEIADRGPTVQRDLAGATGSDKAGIMRVVDDLERRGLAVRKCVPGDRRVRAVEITPEGVRVFEAAHAVALPAAERLAAGLEPGELGQLTELLTRLSRPAAREA
- a CDS encoding nitroreductase — protein: MDVYEAVTSRRAVREFRDRPVPREVLERVLSAAAWTPSASNIQPWRAYVVTGAPLARLKRLACRRVASGDAWDEPEYEQYPPALKSPYRERRSAFGEQRYGALGIPREDVEARQRAAAGNWDCFGAPAALFCYIDRDLGPAQWSDVGMYLQTVMLLLRAEGLHSCAQMAWAKYRRSVAEVLAPPDELLLFCGMSIGYEDDATCAARVGRAPLKETVTFVGG
- a CDS encoding FMN-dependent NADH-azoreductase, producing MVTLLHIDSSVFPGEASASRTVTNAFRRAWEEQHPEGTVIYRDLAADPVPHITAAGHTAGSTPASERTPEQSAALAARLELITELERADAVLIGAPMYNFSIPSTLKAWLDNVIMTGRTSGERPSAQGTPVTVVASRGGSYAPGTPREGSDFVQNYLSSVLRGSLGLDVDFIVPELTMAPRVPAMAELIPLYEVSRNRAMQDAITKAKALAERLAP
- a CDS encoding MarR family winged helix-turn-helix transcriptional regulator gives rise to the protein MTADVPPASAVPRATGRPGDCSPFALGLLLRRAHAHAASVMTEALRPLGIELRHFAVMMELVDRGPTVQRDLANATGSDKAGIMRVVDDLERKGLAVRRAVPGDRRARAVEITPEGLELFGAAHVAAEPLAARLVTGLGPGESEQLMDLLNRLAEPNGVDG
- a CDS encoding NAD(P)/FAD-dependent oxidoreductase — encoded protein: MKDVLIIGGGFAGVWSAAGAVRAAREAGGPGEELRVTLVSGGDDLVIRPRLYEDAPDGMRVALDRVLGPIGVRRVTATVTGIDTEARTVRAVGRDGEELDLTYDKLVLATGSRLVRPGFPGAQHVFDVDTLPAAAALDNHLRRLPEQASSPGRYTAVVVGAGFTGVEVATALGERLSSIAAGQDAAEDVRVVLVDRADVVGPELGPGPRPNIDGAIDELKIERRLGRTVASATGRDVTLSDGEVIPAATVVWTAGMAASPLTAQIPGERDRLGRLGVDPHLRVIGVPDVYAAGDTALVPVEDGRTSTQSCQHALPMGKFAGHNVAADLLGGDPLPFTPDPYVTCLDLGPAGAVYTQGWDREVALTGQEAKTLKQNINSLWIYPPTDDAEQLLAQAGRFSNG
- a CDS encoding RrF2 family transcriptional regulator, which encodes MSKGVEWALHTLLNLDVVGGGPVGSAQLAEAHGLSPSYLNKQLQLLARAELVVSVPGPRGGFRLAKPLEAITLLDVVEAIEGGTELFHCTEIRCGGKIGELSPPPTGRCAVNAAMRRAEEAWHQALAAQSLADIRTELTASPLVRQVVRSALN
- a CDS encoding SsgA family sporulation/cell division regulator, encoding MQTSEYLMDLSGRGERSGELMGREPFDIDGERGADRTDGGSAKAVDTRPPTVRRGAVRCRTLVRLVNAGEYLRVVTQLRYDSFNPYSVSMVFNLDTDEPVEWEFGRDLLSEGRQQVTGMGDVRIWPSDIRGHNVVFISLRSGADMEVVAVSATLIDAFLERTHQIVPAGQEQQLLDVDGVVDRMLDGPS
- a CDS encoding cupin domain-containing protein, which encodes MSYPPQVYTGDGGEISARFRPVDTPPGVGTAGGDAVHYLATTTTTRGEFGLYRVEMSARAGGPRTHFHKTVSESFFILDGTVRLYDGAQWVDARQGDFLHVPQGGLHAFRNDSDAPAQMLLLFTPGAPREAYFEGLSHLADATDEERAAFFDEHDSYFVE